The following are encoded together in the Choloepus didactylus isolate mChoDid1 chromosome 7, mChoDid1.pri, whole genome shotgun sequence genome:
- the USP49 gene encoding LOW QUALITY PROTEIN: ubiquitin carboxyl-terminal hydrolase 49 (The sequence of the model RefSeq protein was modified relative to this genomic sequence to represent the inferred CDS: deleted 1 base in 1 codon) translates to MDRCKHVGRLRLAQDHSILNPQKWSCIVCSTTESVWACLKCSHVACGRYIEDHALKHFEETGHPLAMEVRDLYVFCYLCKDYVLNDNPEGDLKLLRSSLLAVRGQKQDELVRRGRSLRSMASGDDLVQPQCTPQGQPQMLTALWYRRQRLLAKTLRIWFEKSSRGQAKLEEQRQKEALERKKEEARLRRREVKRRLLEELTSAPPRKSARLLLHASRDVAKAERRPATLPTSRKASSGQFKQRGKPAMTRGVTGLRNLGNTCYMNSILQVLSHLQKFRECFLNLDPSKTEQLFPKATNGKAPLSDKPASSSASEVPARSDRVEWCDPEGLCLNGGASINRSLELIQNKEPNSKHISLCHELHTLFRVMWSGKWALVSPFAMLHSVWSLIPAFRGYDQQDAQEFLCELLHKVQQELESEGTTHRFLIPFSQRKLTKQVLKVVNTIFHGQLLSQVTCISCNYKSNTIEPFWDLSLEFPERYHCIEKGFVPLNQNECLLTEMLAKFTETEALEGRIYACDQCNSKRRKSNPKPLVLSEARKQLMIYRLPQVLRLHLKRFRWSGRNHREKIGVHVVFDQVLTMEPYCCRDMLSSLDKETFAYDLSAVVMHHGKGFGSGHYTAYCYNTEGGFWVHCNDSKLNVCSVEEVCKTQAYILFYTQRTVQGNARLSETQAQVKSSNVNEGRPRTFP, encoded by the exons ATGGATAGATGCAAACATGTAGGGCGGTTACGACTGGCCCAGGACCACTCCATCCTGAACCCTCAGAAATGGTCCTGCATAGTGTGCTCCACCACGGAGTCCGTATGGGCTTGTCTGAAGTGCTCCCACGTGGCCTGCGGTCGGTACATTGAGGACCATGCACTTAAACACTTTGAAGAGACTGGACACCCGCTAGCCATGGAAGTCCGGGATCTCTACGTGTTCTGTTACCTGTGCAAGGACTACGTGCTCAATGATAACCCGGAGGGGGACCTGAAGCTGCTGAGAAGCTCCCTCTTGGCGGTCAGGGGCCAGAAGCAGGACGAGCTGGTGAGACGCGGGCGGTCGCTGCGGTCCATGGCTTCCGGCGACGACCTGGTCCAGCCGCAGTGCACTCCTCAGGGACAGCCGCAGATGCTGACGGCTCTGTGGTACCGGCGCCAGCGCCTACTGGCCAAGACGCTGCGGATCTGGTTCGAGAAGAGCTCCCGGGGCCAGGCGAAGTTGGAGGAACAGCGGCAGAAGGAGGCCCTGGAGCGCAAGAAGGAGGAGGCGCGGCTGCGGCGGCGCGAAGTGAAGCGGCGGCTGCTGGAGGAGCTGACCAGCGCCCCTCCGCGCAAAAGCGCACGGCTGCTCCTGCACGCGTCCCGAGACGTGGCCAAGGCCGAGAGACGCCCGGCCACCCTCCCTACCTCAAGGAAAGCATCGAGCGGTCAATTCAAGCAGCGCGGCAAGCCAGCCATGACCCGAGGCGTCACGGGCCTCCGGAACCTGGGGAACACCTGCTACATGAACTCCATCCTCCAGGTCCTCAGCCACCTCCAGAAGTTCCGAGAATGT TTTTTGAATCTGGACCCGTCCAAAACGGAACAATTGTTTCCCAAAGCGACCAATGGGAAGGCTCCGCTCTCTGACAAGCCAGCCAGCAGCTCTGCCTCTGAAGTGCCCGCGAGGAGCGACAGGGTTGAGTGGTGTGACCCAGAGGGCCTCTGCTTGAACGGCGGGGCCTCCATCAACAGAAGCCTAGAACTCATCCAGAACAAAGAGCCGAACTCAAAGCACATCTCCCTCTGTCACGAACTGCACACCCTTTTCCGAGTCATGTGGTCCGGGAAGTGGGCCCTGGTGTCGCCCTTTGCCATGCTTCACTCGGTGTGGAGCCTGATCCCTGCCTTCCGCGGCTACGACCAGCAGGACGCACAGGAATTTCTCTGTGAGCTGCTGCACAAAGTGCAGCAGGAGCTCGAGTCGGAAGGGACCACCCACCGGTTCCTTATCCCCTTCTCCCAGAGGAAGCTCACCAAACAGGTCTTAAAGGTGGTGAATACCATATTTCATGGGCAGCTACTCAGTCAG GTCACATGTATATCATGCAATTACAAATCCAATACCATTGAGCCCTTTTGGGATCTGTCCCTGGAATTTCCTGAACGCTATCACTGCATAGAAAAGGGGTTTGTCCCTTTGAATCAGAATGAATGCCTGCTCACTGAGATGCTGGCCAAGTTCACAGAgacagaggccctggaagggagAATCTATGCTTGTGACCAGTGTAACA GCAAACGACGAAAATCCAATCCAAAACCCCTTGTTCTGAGTGAAGCTAGAAAGCAGTTAATGATCTACAGACTACCTCAGGTCCTCCGGCTGCACCTTAAAAGATTCAG GTGGTCTGGCCGTAATCATCGAGAGAAGATTGGGGTCCATGTCGTCTTTGACCAGGTATTAACCATGGAACCTTACTGCTGCAGGGACATGCTCTCCTCTCTTGACAAAGAGACCTTTGCCTATGATCTCTCCGCAGTGGTCATGCATCACGGGAAAGGGTTTGGCTCAGGACACTATACAGCCTATTGCTACAACACAGAGGGAG GTTTTTGGGTTCACTGCAATGACTCAAAGCTGAATGTATGCAGTGTGGAGGAAGTGTGCAAAACCCAGGCCTACATCCTTTTTTATACTCAAAGAACAGTGCAGGGCAATGCAAGACTTTCAGAAACCCAAGCTCAGGTGAAGTCCAGCAACGTCAATGAAGGCAGACCACGGACATTCCCCTGA
- the TOMM6 gene encoding mitochondrial import receptor subunit TOM6 homolog, with translation MASSGVAVGVAGSANEAPEIPDNIGDWLRGVYRFATDRNDFRRNLILNLGLFAAGVWLARNLSDIDLMAPQAGV, from the exons ATGGCGTCCAGCGGGGTCGCTGTGGGAGTTGCGGGCTCCGCAAATGAAGCTCCTGAAATTCCGGACAACATAGGAGATTGGCTTCGGGGCGTCTACCGCTTCGCCACTGATAGGAATGATTTCCGGAG GAACTTGATTCTCAATTTGGGACTTTTTGCTGCGGGAGTTTGGCTGGCCAGGAACTTGAGTGACATTGACCTAATGGCACCCCAGGCGGGGGTCTAG